From Saccopteryx leptura isolate mSacLep1 chromosome 3, mSacLep1_pri_phased_curated, whole genome shotgun sequence, one genomic window encodes:
- the PLAG1 gene encoding zinc finger protein PLAG1 isoform X1 gives MATVIPGDLSEVRDNQKVPSGKRKRGETKPRKNFPCQLCDKAFNSVEKLKVHSYSHTGERPYKCIQQDCTKAFVSKYKLQRHMATHSPEKTHKCNYCEKMFHRKDHLKNHLHTHDPNKETFKCEECGKNYNTKLGFKRHLALHAATSGDLTCKVCLQTFESTGVLLEHLKSHAGKSSGGIKEKKHQCEHCDRRFYTRKDVRRHMVVHTGRKDFLCQYCAQRFGRKDHLTRHMKKSHNQELLKVKTEPVDFLDPFTCNVSVPIKDELLPVMSLPSSELLSKPFTNTLQLNLYNTPFQSMQSSGSAHQMITTLPLGMTCPIDMDAVHPSHHLSFKYPFSSTSYAISIPEKEQPLKGEIESYLMELQGGVPSSSQDSQASSSKLGLDSQIGSLDDGAGDLSLSKSSISISDPLNTPALDFSQLFNFIPLNGPPYNPISVGSLGMSYSQEEAHSSVSQLPPQTQDHQDPANTIGLGSLHSLSAAFTSSLSTSTTLPRFHQAFQ, from the exons ATGGCCACTGTCATTCCTGGTGATTTGTCAGAAGTAAGAGATAACCAGAAAGTCCCTTCAGGGAAACGTAAGCGTGGTGAAACCAAACCAAGAAAAAACTTTCCTTGCCAACTGTGTGACAAGGCCTTTAACAGTGTTGAGAAATTAAAGGTTCACTCCTACTCTCACACAGGAGAGAGGCCCTACAAGTGCATACAACAAGACTGCACCAAGGCCTTTGTTTCTAAGTACAAATTACAAAG GCACATGGCTACTCATTCTCCTGAGAAAACCCACAAGTGTAATTATTGTGAGAAAATGTTTCACCGGAAAGATCACCTGAAGAATCACCTACATACACATGACCCTAACAAAGAGACGTTTAAGTGTGAAGAATGTGGCAAGAACTACAACACCAAGCTTGGGTTCAAACGTCACTTGGCCTTGCATGCTGCAACAAGTGGTGACCTCACTTGCAAGGTCTGTTTGCAGACTTTTGAAAGCACAGGAGTGCTGCTGGAGCACCTTAAATCTCACGCAGGCAAGTCGTCTGGtgggattaaagaaaaaaagcaccAGTGCGAGCATTGTGATCGCCGGTTCTATACCCGGAAAGATGTCCGGAGGCATATGGTGGTGCACACTGGAAGAAAGGACTTCCTTTGTCAGTATTGTGCACAGAGATTTGGCCGAAAGGATCACCTGACTCGACATATGAAGAAGAGTCACAATCAAGAACTTCTGAAGGTCAAAACAGAACCAGTGGATTTTCTGGATCCATTTACCTGTAACGTTTCTGTGCCTATAAAAGATGAGCTCCTTCCGGTGATGTCCTTACCTTCCAGTGAACTGTTATCAAAGCCATTCACAAACACTTTGCAGTTAAACCTCTATAACACTCCATTTCAGTCCATGCAGAGCTCGGGATCTGCCCACCAAATGATCACAACTTTACCTTTGGGAATGACATGTCCAATAGATATGGATGCTGTTCATCCTTCTCATCACCTTTCCTTCAAATACCCATTCAGTTCTACCTCATATGCAATTTCTATTCCCGAAAAAGAACAGCCATTAAAGGGCGAAATTGAGAGTTACCTGATGGAGCTACAAGGTGGCGTGCCCTCTTCATCCCAGGATTCTCAAGCATCGTCATCTAAACTAGGGTTAGATTCTCAGATCGGGTCCCTGGATGATGGTGCAGGAGACCTCTCCCTGTCAAAAAGCTCTATTTCTATCAGTGACCCCCTAAACACACCAGCATTGGATTTTTCTCAGTTGTTTAATTTCATACCATTGAATGGTCCTCCCTATAATCCTATATCAGTGGGGAGCCTTGGAATGAGCTATTCCCAAGAAGAAGCACATTCTTCTGTGTCTCAGCTCCCCCCACAGACACAGGATCATCAGGATCCTGCAAACACTATAGGTCTTGGATCTCTGCACTCACTGTCAGCAGCTTTCACCAGTAGTTTAAGCACAAGCACCACCCTACCACGTTTCCATCAAGCTTTTCAGTAG
- the PLAG1 gene encoding zinc finger protein PLAG1 isoform X2, with product MATHSPEKTHKCNYCEKMFHRKDHLKNHLHTHDPNKETFKCEECGKNYNTKLGFKRHLALHAATSGDLTCKVCLQTFESTGVLLEHLKSHAGKSSGGIKEKKHQCEHCDRRFYTRKDVRRHMVVHTGRKDFLCQYCAQRFGRKDHLTRHMKKSHNQELLKVKTEPVDFLDPFTCNVSVPIKDELLPVMSLPSSELLSKPFTNTLQLNLYNTPFQSMQSSGSAHQMITTLPLGMTCPIDMDAVHPSHHLSFKYPFSSTSYAISIPEKEQPLKGEIESYLMELQGGVPSSSQDSQASSSKLGLDSQIGSLDDGAGDLSLSKSSISISDPLNTPALDFSQLFNFIPLNGPPYNPISVGSLGMSYSQEEAHSSVSQLPPQTQDHQDPANTIGLGSLHSLSAAFTSSLSTSTTLPRFHQAFQ from the coding sequence ATGGCTACTCATTCTCCTGAGAAAACCCACAAGTGTAATTATTGTGAGAAAATGTTTCACCGGAAAGATCACCTGAAGAATCACCTACATACACATGACCCTAACAAAGAGACGTTTAAGTGTGAAGAATGTGGCAAGAACTACAACACCAAGCTTGGGTTCAAACGTCACTTGGCCTTGCATGCTGCAACAAGTGGTGACCTCACTTGCAAGGTCTGTTTGCAGACTTTTGAAAGCACAGGAGTGCTGCTGGAGCACCTTAAATCTCACGCAGGCAAGTCGTCTGGtgggattaaagaaaaaaagcaccAGTGCGAGCATTGTGATCGCCGGTTCTATACCCGGAAAGATGTCCGGAGGCATATGGTGGTGCACACTGGAAGAAAGGACTTCCTTTGTCAGTATTGTGCACAGAGATTTGGCCGAAAGGATCACCTGACTCGACATATGAAGAAGAGTCACAATCAAGAACTTCTGAAGGTCAAAACAGAACCAGTGGATTTTCTGGATCCATTTACCTGTAACGTTTCTGTGCCTATAAAAGATGAGCTCCTTCCGGTGATGTCCTTACCTTCCAGTGAACTGTTATCAAAGCCATTCACAAACACTTTGCAGTTAAACCTCTATAACACTCCATTTCAGTCCATGCAGAGCTCGGGATCTGCCCACCAAATGATCACAACTTTACCTTTGGGAATGACATGTCCAATAGATATGGATGCTGTTCATCCTTCTCATCACCTTTCCTTCAAATACCCATTCAGTTCTACCTCATATGCAATTTCTATTCCCGAAAAAGAACAGCCATTAAAGGGCGAAATTGAGAGTTACCTGATGGAGCTACAAGGTGGCGTGCCCTCTTCATCCCAGGATTCTCAAGCATCGTCATCTAAACTAGGGTTAGATTCTCAGATCGGGTCCCTGGATGATGGTGCAGGAGACCTCTCCCTGTCAAAAAGCTCTATTTCTATCAGTGACCCCCTAAACACACCAGCATTGGATTTTTCTCAGTTGTTTAATTTCATACCATTGAATGGTCCTCCCTATAATCCTATATCAGTGGGGAGCCTTGGAATGAGCTATTCCCAAGAAGAAGCACATTCTTCTGTGTCTCAGCTCCCCCCACAGACACAGGATCATCAGGATCCTGCAAACACTATAGGTCTTGGATCTCTGCACTCACTGTCAGCAGCTTTCACCAGTAGTTTAAGCACAAGCACCACCCTACCACGTTTCCATCAAGCTTTTCAGTAG